Proteins from a genomic interval of Blastopirellula retiformator:
- a CDS encoding integrase core domain-containing protein — translation MQYTNAFVERFIQPIQQECLDHFIVFGEQHMDHLVNEFVDFYHEERPHQGKENELLTPGETQPDVLSIDSVNCRERLGGVLKHYHRQAA, via the coding sequence ATGCAATACACCAACGCCTTCGTCGAACGGTTCATCCAGCCGATTCAGCAGGAATGTTTGGACCATTTCATCGTGTTTGGCGAGCAGCACATGGACCATCTGGTGAATGAGTTCGTCGACTTCTATCACGAAGAGCGGCCGCATCAGGGGAAGGAAAATGAACTGCTGACGCCCGGAGAGACGCAGCCCGATGTCCTCTCGATTGATTCTGTCAATTGTCGCGAACGACTTGGCGGTGTGCTGAAACACTATCATCGTCAAGCGGCATGA
- a CDS encoding RHS repeat-associated core domain-containing protein, with amino-acid sequence MLQLDSTGDVDHRMLWGAAVDQILADENDAGDVHWMLTDNQNTVRDIAEYDDATDTTSIVNHIAYSVFGEVTSQTNSSLDTLPFYYTARYFDEATGLQYNTNRWYNPELNRWMSQDPIGFEAGDANLYRYVGNGHLNGVDPSGLDKSDTNEEIEIKGDGFFLPPVSWPIKFLITAFSGEASRSGVLDKEIMDLQHKRANQQGNLDQVFHKNRFLRSNELCSDMEGLAHFGVESQAAVLGGGFLRPSGGLTNVVEESSDSFGRWFARYGDDGAETFSARLLNGADELGIAWTDDVAQLAGNIAEIQCAGGRNITKIKGLASDGIEKLIKAGRFNSDLYAKQLSRKLGGTRRIDVVKRTAQDAWDITATRIGN; translated from the coding sequence GTGCTGCAGCTCGACAGCACCGGCGACGTCGATCACCGGATGCTCTGGGGCGCCGCCGTTGATCAGATCTTGGCCGACGAAAACGACGCCGGCGACGTCCACTGGATGCTGACCGACAACCAGAACACAGTCCGCGACATCGCCGAATATGACGACGCGACCGACACGACAAGCATCGTCAACCACATCGCCTACAGCGTCTTCGGCGAAGTGACGAGCCAGACCAACAGTTCCCTCGACACCCTCCCGTTCTACTACACCGCCCGTTACTTCGACGAAGCGACCGGCCTGCAGTACAACACCAACCGCTGGTACAACCCCGAGCTAAACCGCTGGATGAGCCAGGACCCGATTGGGTTTGAGGCGGGGGATGCGAATCTTTATCGGTATGTGGGGAATGGGCATTTGAATGGGGTGGATCCGAGTGGATTGGATAAGTCAGATACAAACGAAGAAATTGAAATCAAAGGAGACGGCTTCTTTTTACCTCCGGTCTCTTGGCCAATTAAGTTTCTGATAACGGCCTTTTCTGGTGAAGCAAGTCGCTCAGGTGTTCTCGACAAGGAAATCATGGATCTGCAGCACAAGAGAGCAAATCAGCAAGGAAACCTAGACCAAGTATTTCACAAAAACCGCTTTCTTCGTTCAAACGAACTTTGCAGTGACATGGAGGGCTTGGCACACTTTGGAGTGGAGTCGCAAGCCGCAGTATTGGGCGGTGGATTCTTGCGTCCAAGTGGTGGCTTGACGAATGTAGTGGAAGAATCCTCCGATAGTTTTGGGCGTTGGTTTGCTCGGTATGGTGACGATGGAGCCGAAACATTTTCAGCACGACTATTAAATGGAGCAGACGAACTGGGGATCGCGTGGACCGACGATGTCGCCCAGCTTGCGGGCAATATCGCGGAAATACAATGTGCTGGTGGTCGAAATATTACGAAGATTAAAGGTTTAGCATCGGATGGAATTGAGAAATTAATCAAGGCGGGACGATTTAATTCAGATTTGTACGCCAAGCAATTGTCGCGTAAATTGGGTGGCACAAGGCGAATTGACGTAGTCAAGCGAACAGCCCAGGATGCTTGGGATATTACTGCAACTAGGATTGGAAATTGA
- a CDS encoding leucine-rich repeat domain-containing protein yields the protein MNRELDIIAELRKAEVNFKFSDNSPERVGKVYNVCSAKDQDRIVDLASKLEALKILDVNHSKCITEKSAKSIGQMRQLESLRISFSSLTGTALRHLKWLRRLRLLEAQDVSSLSLGAPYLADIKSLRVLDISGTDFNDAAIEHLQKNVQLEELIANCTKVTGSGFSFFPSECALSDISIRGCPLTRFGLDSIVSLSRLRHLSFSSSEDSSNVDLLGVQWPELETLDFSEISISNEILKELSQIETLTWLRIDDTNLANVDLSVLNRLRNLRDLGLSSTGVSADAINGLVELSNLETLTLADNEIKTHELAPLRTALPNCDIWCG from the coding sequence GTGAATAGAGAACTAGACATCATCGCTGAACTTCGGAAGGCCGAAGTAAACTTCAAGTTTTCAGACAACTCTCCAGAACGAGTTGGGAAGGTCTACAACGTTTGCAGTGCCAAAGATCAAGATCGAATTGTCGATTTGGCGAGTAAGTTGGAGGCTTTAAAAATTCTTGATGTCAATCACAGCAAATGCATTACCGAAAAGAGCGCTAAATCGATTGGTCAGATGCGACAGCTAGAGAGCTTGCGAATTTCTTTCTCGAGTCTGACGGGAACAGCGCTTCGTCATTTGAAATGGCTTCGCCGACTCCGGCTTCTCGAAGCACAAGATGTTTCGTCTCTTTCGCTTGGAGCACCGTATTTGGCGGATATCAAATCGCTTCGCGTTCTAGACATTTCGGGCACTGATTTTAACGATGCGGCAATCGAACACCTTCAAAAAAATGTTCAACTCGAGGAGTTAATTGCCAACTGCACCAAGGTTACAGGAAGCGGATTTTCTTTTTTTCCCTCAGAATGCGCTCTCTCTGATATTTCGATCAGGGGCTGTCCCCTTACTCGTTTTGGCCTAGATTCGATCGTCTCGCTTAGCCGATTAAGGCACCTAAGCTTTTCAAGTAGCGAAGATTCAAGCAATGTTGATCTACTTGGCGTACAGTGGCCTGAACTAGAAACCCTCGATTTCAGCGAAATCTCGATAAGCAATGAAATACTGAAAGAGCTATCGCAAATCGAAACGTTGACTTGGCTGCGCATCGACGACACCAACTTGGCGAACGTCGACCTCTCTGTGCTGAACAGACTACGAAATTTAAGGGATCTTGGGCTAAGCTCCACAGGCGTCTCGGCCGACGCAATCAACGGGCTTGTCGAGCTATCAAATTTAGAAACGTTGACCCTTGCAGACAACGAGATCAAGACGCACGAGTTGGCTCCTTTAAGAACGGCTTTGCCCAATTGCGACATATGGTGCGGATGA
- a CDS encoding RHS repeat domain-containing protein, whose translation MTSDTNELNDARYYEYDAAGNLTEYTDRNGRVTQYAYDNLQRRTTETWLDGVTTVNTISYGYDAASQLVSVTDASAAYDFTYDRLGRITSTEYDLAALGYDVVLDQAYDALNRRIRLAAEIDGTDDLLSEYAYDFLNRMTQVTQAGQTGGNTVAEKRVDFTYDADDKYLLTSAARYADLAGTELIVTGLYTYNNFDKLSILKYQDATSTDIAEYQWGYDIQGRVSGVYIIGHGSENYRYDGTDQITRTTDNSTYTTTNFTYDDNGNRIDGSRTIGDNNQILSDGTYNYAYDDEGNITLRTNIADGSYTVYEWDHRNRLASVTDYDVSDAKQQQIDQAYDPFNNLIGRALDSDGDGAADESSYFIYDEGQILLQLDDSGDVEHRMLWGPQVDQILADENEAGDVYWMLTDNQNTVRDIAEYDDATDTTSIVNHIAYSVFGEVTSQTNSSLDALPFYYTARYFDAATGLQYNTNRWYNPELNRWMSQDPIGFDAGDANLYRYVGNGFTNAVDPSGLEEEAVQGPFSYLILIFNGELARREKLNTALQDRRITQSMVDMALGGRREESASRNHTKMRMTNAGDAAEDAKALVETYAMFCESAAASATPIGKFKGESAAVRPRSARITGQLPQVRKWVKNFFSRSEDEILGLLRKNGIEVPDDVAIFVGEADEFIGTIDDIYDGKTVLTAKLPPLEEDRLGYVYFKDMYSQGKIPIQISPEMMKSDEAILAVLQHELHELALFRAEFAANNGKMKFFHFRNEAMPGNPGNFHCQAWDAADELIRQVRGEK comes from the coding sequence ATGACCTCGGACACCAATGAGTTGAACGACGCACGGTACTACGAGTACGATGCCGCTGGAAATCTGACCGAGTACACCGATCGCAATGGCCGCGTCACTCAATACGCCTACGACAACCTCCAACGGCGCACGACAGAAACCTGGCTCGATGGCGTCACCACCGTCAATACCATCAGCTACGGCTACGACGCCGCCTCGCAGCTTGTCTCGGTCACCGACGCGAGCGCCGCTTACGACTTTACCTACGATCGACTCGGCCGAATCACCAGCACCGAATACGACCTGGCGGCGCTCGGCTACGACGTCGTTCTCGATCAGGCGTACGACGCCCTGAATCGCCGCATCCGCTTGGCGGCAGAAATCGACGGCACGGACGATCTGCTCAGCGAGTACGCGTACGATTTCCTCAATCGGATGACGCAGGTGACGCAAGCCGGCCAGACAGGCGGCAATACCGTCGCCGAAAAGCGGGTCGACTTCACCTACGACGCCGACGACAAGTACCTGCTCACCTCGGCGGCCCGCTATGCCGACCTCGCAGGCACAGAGCTGATCGTCACCGGTCTCTACACGTACAACAACTTCGACAAGCTGTCGATTTTGAAGTATCAAGACGCGACCAGTACCGACATCGCCGAGTACCAGTGGGGCTATGACATCCAGGGCCGCGTCAGCGGCGTCTATATTATCGGCCATGGATCGGAGAACTACCGTTACGACGGGACCGATCAAATCACCCGCACGACCGACAATTCGACCTACACGACCACCAACTTCACCTACGACGACAACGGCAACCGCATCGACGGCAGCCGGACGATCGGCGACAACAACCAGATCCTTTCCGACGGCACGTACAACTACGCCTACGACGACGAAGGGAACATCACCCTTCGCACCAACATCGCCGACGGCAGCTACACCGTTTACGAGTGGGACCACCGCAACCGCCTGGCCAGCGTCACCGACTACGACGTCTCCGATGCCAAGCAGCAGCAGATAGACCAGGCGTATGACCCGTTCAACAACCTGATCGGCCGCGCGCTGGACAGCGACGGCGACGGCGCCGCGGACGAGTCGAGCTACTTTATCTACGACGAAGGGCAGATCCTGCTGCAGCTCGATGACTCCGGCGACGTCGAGCACCGGATGCTCTGGGGCCCGCAAGTCGACCAGATCCTGGCCGACGAAAACGAAGCCGGCGACGTCTACTGGATGCTGACCGACAATCAGAACACAGTCCGCGACATCGCCGAATATGACGACGCGACCGACACGACAAGCATCGTCAACCACATCGCCTACAGCGTCTTCGGCGAAGTGACCAGCCAGACCAACAGTTCGCTCGACGCCCTCCCCTTCTACTACACCGCCCGCTACTTCGACGCCGCAACCGGCCTGCAGTACAACACCAACCGTTGGTACAACCCCGAGCTAAACCGCTGGATGAGCCAGGACCCGATCGGGTTTGATGCGGGGGATGCGAATCTTTATCGGTATGTGGGGAATGGGTTTACGAATGCGGTGGATCCTAGTGGCCTGGAAGAAGAGGCAGTACAGGGACCCTTTAGCTATCTTATTCTCATTTTTAACGGAGAACTTGCTCGACGGGAAAAGCTAAACACGGCGCTTCAAGACCGCAGAATAACACAAAGCATGGTAGATATGGCTCTAGGAGGGAGACGAGAGGAATCTGCTTCGAGGAATCACACCAAGATGCGTATGACGAACGCTGGCGACGCAGCCGAAGACGCGAAAGCTTTGGTCGAAACATATGCGATGTTCTGCGAGTCAGCCGCTGCTTCCGCTACACCTATCGGCAAATTTAAAGGGGAGTCTGCGGCAGTGCGTCCCCGATCTGCCAGAATCACTGGGCAGTTACCGCAAGTAAGAAAGTGGGTAAAGAATTTTTTTAGTCGATCCGAGGACGAAATACTTGGACTGCTTCGAAAGAATGGGATCGAAGTCCCTGATGACGTTGCGATTTTTGTCGGTGAAGCGGATGAGTTCATTGGGACTATCGATGACATCTATGATGGCAAGACGGTCTTGACCGCGAAGCTGCCTCCTCTAGAAGAAGACAGACTTGGTTACGTATACTTCAAAGACATGTATTCACAGGGAAAGATTCCAATCCAAATCAGTCCTGAAATGATGAAGAGTGACGAAGCTATTCTCGCAGTTCTTCAGCATGAGTTACACGAATTAGCATTATTCCGAGCGGAGTTTGCCGCGAACAACGGAAAGATGAAGTTCTTTCATTTTCGCAATGAAGCAATGCCCGGAAACCCGGGAAACTTTCACTGCCAAGCCTGGGACGCCGCTGATGAGTTGATCCGTCAAGTACGAGGTGAAAAATGA
- a CDS encoding HNH endonuclease: MTTPTTPKETSPFAPTSPLSSYTVYEWDHRNRLASVTDYDVSDVKQQQVVYGYDAYNNLISRDLDSNGDGTVDQSGYFIYDNGQIVLQLDSTGDVEHRMLWGAAVDQILADENDAGDVHWMLTDNQNTVRDIAEYDDATDTTSIVNHIAYSVFGEVTSQTNSSLDALPFYYTARYFDAATGLQYNTNRWYNAELNRWMSQDPIGFDAGDANLYRYVGNGFANWVDPSGLRGGDWLDWAASWSPIRGFGGDQYDNYFTWSQPFGPSNPSPTSSQPSSPGRPQPGTQASIRSDVAEFGADWKASDEQLRQELRNGKDIGEACQREFIDLAPGVGQVANGIEAFSGEEFFTGEKVEGIDKGIRGFSAAAGPLGAFSGMMDDGAQAARKARKVANATGDVLDPAADVARKGKKVSAKASDAAEKIADVKKVGKHVECPVPSTPKVIKNGHLAGKTHPVTGVPFDQDGFPVFQSNGNATLPKDLIGSKISDTKQFQEATRQLWDQIKDNPARQRLFTTEQLQQIKRGKAKISNFTWHHHQDGKTMQLVDEWTHSKTGHSGGRQTTGGRR; this comes from the coding sequence TTGACTACGCCTACGACGCCAAAGGAAACATCACCCTTCGCACCAACATCGCCGCTCAGCAGCTACACTGTTTACGAGTGGGACCACCGCAACCGCCTGGCCAGCGTCACCGACTACGACGTCTCTGACGTCAAACAACAGCAGGTCGTTTATGGCTACGACGCCTACAACAACCTGATCAGCCGCGACCTCGACAGCAACGGCGACGGTACTGTTGACCAGTCAGGCTACTTCATCTACGACAACGGCCAGATCGTGCTGCAGCTCGACAGCACCGGCGACGTCGAGCACCGGATGCTCTGGGGCGCCGCCGTTGATCAGATCCTGGCCGACGAAAACGACGCCGGCGACGTCCACTGGATGCTGACCGACAATCAGAACACAGTTCGCGACATCGCCGAGTACGACGACGCCACCGACACGACGAGCATCGTCAACCACATCGCCTACAGCGTCTTCGGCGAAGTGACGAGCCAGACCAACAGTTCCCTCGACGCCCTCCCGTTCTACTACACCGCCCGCTACTTCGACGCCGCGACCGGCCTACAGTACAACACCAACCGCTGGTACAACGCCGAGCTAAACCGCTGGATGAGCCAGGACCCGATTGGGTTTGACGCGGGGGATGCGAATCTGTATCGGTATGTGGGGAATGGGTTTGCGAATTGGGTGGATCCGAGCGGACTACGAGGAGGAGACTGGCTTGATTGGGCGGCATCATGGAGTCCGATAAGGGGTTTTGGAGGGGACCAGTATGATAATTATTTCACTTGGTCCCAACCCTTCGGACCGTCCAATCCCAGTCCAACTTCAAGTCAGCCAAGCAGCCCTGGAAGGCCCCAACCCGGTACGCAGGCTTCAATTCGATCTGACGTGGCAGAATTCGGCGCTGACTGGAAGGCATCTGATGAACAATTGAGACAGGAATTGCGGAATGGAAAGGACATCGGCGAGGCGTGTCAGCGGGAGTTTATTGACCTAGCTCCTGGCGTAGGACAAGTCGCGAATGGAATTGAAGCATTTTCGGGGGAGGAGTTTTTCACCGGGGAAAAAGTAGAAGGCATTGACAAGGGGATTCGAGGTTTTTCAGCAGCAGCTGGACCACTGGGTGCGTTTTCAGGAATGATGGACGACGGAGCCCAGGCTGCGCGAAAGGCGAGAAAAGTCGCGAACGCGACCGGAGATGTTCTTGACCCTGCTGCAGATGTAGCTAGAAAAGGGAAAAAAGTATCTGCAAAAGCCTCTGATGCAGCGGAAAAAATTGCGGATGTAAAGAAGGTTGGAAAGCATGTAGAATGCCCTGTTCCAAGCACCCCAAAGGTTATAAAGAACGGTCACTTGGCGGGAAAGACTCATCCCGTAACAGGCGTCCCTTTCGATCAAGATGGTTTTCCGGTGTTTCAATCGAATGGCAACGCCACTCTTCCGAAGGATTTGATTGGTTCAAAAATATCCGACACCAAGCAATTCCAAGAAGCAACGCGGCAACTGTGGGATCAAATCAAGGACAATCCCGCGCGACAACGGTTGTTTACAACGGAACAGCTTCAGCAAATCAAGCGGGGCAAGGCGAAGATTTCGAATTTCACTTGGCATCACCACCAAGATGGAAAGACAATGCAATTAGTTGATGAATGGACCCACAGCAAGACTGGTCACTCGGGTGGAAGACAAACTACTGGTGGACGTCGATAG